The genomic segment CGCCGCCGACGCCGCTTCGAGTGCCCGCGCCAGCTTCGGCCCGCTCGCCCACGTGATCGCCCGCCCGGTGCTGTCGCTCTGCAACGTCGCCCCACTCGCGAACGCGGCCCCGCTCTCGACCTGCACCGGCAGCCCGGGCACGGCGAGGTAGCCTTGCGGCTGGTTCGCGCCGTTGCCCTGCGTGGGTGTCACCGCGTCGGCGTCCTGCCCACTGGTGCAGAGCCCCGCGCCCGGCCGAGTTTCACACCCGGCTCACGGCCGTGTACGCGAAGGCCGGGCTCGAACCCCTGGCGAAGGTGATCATCCCACCCGTGGAGGCGAACCGATGATGACGCCCGAGCAGCACGCGGAGTTGAACGCCCGCCTGAGTGCGTT from the Gemmatimonadaceae bacterium genome contains:
- a CDS encoding capsid cement protein, which encodes MTPTQGNGANQPQGYLAVPGLPVQVESGAAFASGATLQSDSTGRAITWASGPKLARALEAASAAGQIKWVVFLSGR